The nucleotide window CGGACGACCCGTTCCTGATCAGCGAGGCCGTCCGCGGCGAGGGGGCCGTCCTCCGCGACGGGAACGGGGAACGGTTCATGACCGAGGTCCACGAGGACGCGGAGCTGGCGCCGCGGGACGTGGTCGCGCGCGGCGTCGCCGACGCCCGCGAGGCCACCGGCGAGGTGCGACTGGACGTGTCGCCGTTGTCGTTCCGCGAGGAGTTCCCCGGACTCGCCGAGAAGTGTGCCGACCGCGGCGTCGACCCGGACGACGGCGTCCCGGTCGCGCCCGCCGAACACTTCCTGTGTGGCGGCGTCGACGTAGACACCCGTGGCCGCGCGTCGCTCGACCGGCTGTTCGCCGCCGGCGAGTGCGCCCGGACTGGGGTCCACGGCGCCAACCGGCTCGCCTCCACCTCACTCCTGGAGGGGCTCGTCTGGGGGCGTCGCGCCGGCGAGACCGCGGCCGGCTTCGACCCCGCGCCCGAGGCCGTCGACGCCCCGGAGCCACGGGACAGCGACCCGGCGATGCCGGACAACTTCGCCCGCGGGAAGTTCCGTCGGCTCCGGCGCGTCATGACGGAGACGTTCGGCTTGGAGCGCGACCGGACGTCGATGCGCCGGGCGGCGGCCGTCCTCCGCCGGCTGAAGGGGGAGGTGGACGCCTACACCCGCACCCGCACCTCTCGGGGGCTGTACGAACTCCGCAACGCCGCCGTGACGGCACTCCTGATCGCCCGTGACGCCGTCGACGCTCCCTCCGCCGGCACACACTACGTCGTCGACGAGGAGAGTGCCGACGACCCGGAGAGTGCCGGCGACTCGGAGAGTGAGGGAGCGCAGAAGACTTCGCCGGACTCCGGGGTGGGCGGGTCGTGATCACGGACGCGGACGTGGAGCGGTGGCTCCGCGAGGACGTGGGGCACCACGACGTGACGAACCACGTTCCCGGCGAGACGACGGGGCGACTCGTCGCCAAGGAGTCGGGGGTCGTCGCCGGTCTGGACGCCGCCGTCGCCGTGTTCGACTACCTGGGCGTCGACGCCGTCGCGGAGACGGCCGCCGACGGTCCGGTCGGGGCCGGTGACGCCGTCGCGGCCGGCGGCACGGCCGAGCCCGGCGACACCGTGTTGCGGGTCGCCGGCCCGGCCCGCGAGGTGTTGCGCGGCGAGCGGGTGGCGGTCAACCTGGTCGCGCACGCCTCGGGAGTGGCGACGGAGACGCGCCGAGCCGTCGACGCCGCCCGCGAGGTCGCCGACGACGTGGAGATCGCCGCCACCCGGAAGACCACACCCGGGCTGCGGGGCGTCGAGAAACGGGCCGTCGTCGCCGGCGGCGGCGACACCCACCGGCTCGACCTCTCGCACATGGTGATGGTGAAGGACAACCACGTCGCGGAACTCGGGCTGGAGACGGCAGTCGAGCGGTTCTGCGAGCGCACCTCCTTCGCCACGAAGGTGGAGGCGGAGGTGGAGACGGCCGCCGACGGTCGGCGGGCAGCCGAGGCGGGCGCGGACGTGGTGTTGTTCGACAACCTGTCGCCGGCGGCGCTGCGCGAGGGGGTCGAACGGCTGCCCGAGGACACGCTCGCGGAGGCCAGCGGCGGCATCGGCGTCGCGGACGTGTCGGCGTACGCCGAGACCGGCGTGGACGTGATCTCGATGGGGTCGCTCACCCACTCTGCGCCGGCCGTCGACTTCTCCTTCCGGACGGGGTAGTCTCTCCCGCGCGCCCGGTTCCGACCCGCCGGGAAGCGGCCAGCGCGGTGAAGTACCGGGTCCCCGTAGCTCCGCTCGGTGACTAGCATGACCGACACGATTCTCGTCCCGACGGACGGCAGCGACCCGGCGGCGGCCGCCGCCCGGCACGCACGACTCCTGGCGACCGGGCTGGGGGCGGACGTACGAGTCCTGAGCGTCGTCCCCGAGGGCGGATCTGGGGGCCAGGAGAACCCGCGGACGGCCGCGGAGTCGGCCGCCGCAGACGCCGCCGCGCTCGTCGGCGGCTCCGACGCCGACGCCGGCGAGACAACGGTCGAGGCGACCACCGTCGTCCGCCAAGGTGATCCCGCGGAGACGATTCTGGAGTACGCCGACGCCGCACACGCCGACCTGATCGTGATGGGGACACACGGTCGGACGGGCGTCGACCGGGTCGTCTCCGGCTCCGTGACGGAACACGTCACGCGGCTGTCTGAGGTGCCGGTGTTCACCGCTCGCGGGTCGGAGACGCCAGCGCCGACGACGTACGACCGACTCCTCCTCCCGACGGACGGCAGCGACTGTGCGGAGGTGGCCGTCGCGGCGGCGATCGACCTCGCTCGCGCGCTCGACGCGAGCGTCGACGTGGTGAGCGTCGTCGACGTGAACACGGTCGCGGCCCAGTCGGAACTGACGAACGCCCGGCTCGTGGTCGACGAACTGGAGCATCAGGCGCAGGCCGGGGTCGAACGAGTCGCCGACCGACTCGCCCAGGCGGGCGTCGGCGGCGAGACGGCAGTCGTCCAGGGGACGCCCGCGACCGGGATCGCCGACTACGCCGACGACTCGGGCGCGGACCTGATCGTGATGGGGACCCACGGCCGCAGCGGGCTCGGACGGTTCCTCCTCGGGTCGACCACGGAGCGGCTGATCCGGCACGCGCCCGTGCCGGTGTTGTCCGTGCGGGCGGGCGACGCGAACGGAGAGGCGAGCGACGCGAACGGAGAGACGAGCGACGCGAACGGAGAGGCGAGCGACGACTGACGCGCGGCGGACGACCCACGCGCTCGCGTCAGCCGTCGTCCGTCTCGGCCCACTCGGGCCGCTCGACGGTCGCCTCGCCGAGGGCGTCGTAGCGGACGGTCGTCTCCACCCGGACGCGCTCGCCGTCGACGGTCGCGCCGTAGGTCACGGTCAGTTCCGTCACGACGCCGTCGGCGTTCACCCGGAGCGTGGCGTTCGCCGAGCCGGGGTCGGAGACGTACGAGGGTGCGATGGGCTGTGCGCCCGCGAGTCGGATCACAGTCGGCCCGTCGTTCGCCGGCGCGGGCGACACCTCGACCGACTCCGCCGAGACCAACAGTTGGTAGAGTCGGTCGTCGTCCACCAGCCCGAGTCGCTCGACGACGACCGCCGACGCCTCGCGTGGCGGGGAGACGGACTCCGAGCCGTCCCAGCCGACGATCAGCCGCCGTGTCGTGTCGCCGTCGGCGTAGTAGGCCACTCGTGGGCCGACGCCGACCGGGGTCCACGCGCCGCGTTGTTCGACGGTGGCGGTGTAGTGGTCGCTGGCCGCGACCGAGCCCGAACGGCTGATCGCCGCGTACACCGTCCCGTTGGCGTACGTCACGCGCGTCGTGTAGTTCACCTCGTAGGCCGTCTCGGAGAGGCTACTCCCGTGCGCGTTCGCCAGGTCCTGGGGGACGACGCCGGTCTCGTTCACTCCGGGCGGGAGTGGTGTAGTCGTCGTGTCGGTCGCCGTGGTGGCGTCGCCGGACGACACCGCGCCGCCACAGCCGGCTAGGAGGACGAGGAGGGCGAGGGCGCCGACGACGGCCGGGCGCACCGGTCTGATTCGGCTCGTTCGGCTCGGGGACATGCGCAGAGTGATTTTCTCCCACGGATAAACAACTTTGTGGTGGTTCTCTGCGCTCTACCAACGATCGACGCTCTCGCGTGCCAGCTTTTTTACTGCTCGCGAGAGTGGCTTCGGGGCATGGTCGAGACGTTCGTCAGACTGGTGTGTCCCGAGTGTGGGAAAGACTGGGAGGAGAACCCGACGGCGCTCGACGACCACAGGAGTCAGTTCTCCTGTCCGGGGTGTCACGCGACACGACGCCTGGCGGAGTTCGCCCGGACGGAACACGACCTAGAGAACATCAAACAGTTCCAGTAGCTGCGACTCCCTACGACTCCGTCGGCGACAGGGCGCCACAGGCGTCACACCGCAGCATCTCTGCGCCGCGTTGGGTGACCAGATTCGTGTCCGGGAGTCCACACTCCGGGCAGATGACGAACCCTTCGGTGTAGGCGTCGAGCGCGTTGCCGACGCGGCGTTGCTTGAAACCGCCGGTGAGGCGCGCGCGCCCGCTCTCGTCGATGTGTGCGGCCGTGCCGAGCTCGTCCTGGAGGAACTTCAGGACCGCCTCCTCGTCACGGTCCAGCCTGTCGACGATGTCCTGGTAGTTCTCGACGACCGTCGTGTTCCCCTCCTGGCGGACATTCGCGTCCGGCACCTCGAACCGAGACTCCCCCTCCTCGATCTCCGGGGTCTCTTCGACCGCACGGTCGAGCATGTCCTCGTAGTCCATACGCCACGGTGGGCGGGCCACCGGGAAAACGTTCGCGGAGTCGCCCCGGGTGGTCGGGGCCTGAACGACCGTGACAGTCCGACAGCCGGATTCCGGCGACTCGGGGGCTCACGCCGCCGCCCAACCCGAATCGTGGTAACGACACTCAAGATAGATCTTTAACCCCTCGGTCGTTAACGGTTCGTGCCCATGAAGAAGCAAGAGCTCATCCACCTGCACGGCCTTCTCAGCGAAGTACAGACCCAGTACGAACACTGGAACGAGGACGTCGACCTGGAGTCGTACGACGAACTCGGCGTGAAACCGACCTCTATTCACAAGT belongs to Halobaculum sp. MBLA0143 and includes:
- a CDS encoding L-aspartate oxidase is translated as MSDTTTPALATRTDGGDPEQFEADVLVVGSGIAGCAAALAAAREGADVLVATKATRPEDAATDWAQGGIAVTQSDPASFAADVHAAGAGESDDEAVDVLVSEARAAVDDVLLDTLGVAFDRDGDDLDLGREAAHSQRRILHVDAATGRHLLRPFLAHLDDHDDVRIRADTAAYDLLTHEGRVHGALLETDDPDRAAVPAYAGATVLATGGVGALYRDSTNPDGATGDGVAMAALAGADVSDTQYVQFHPTVLDTDAVETDDPFLISEAVRGEGAVLRDGNGERFMTEVHEDAELAPRDVVARGVADAREATGEVRLDVSPLSFREEFPGLAEKCADRGVDPDDGVPVAPAEHFLCGGVDVDTRGRASLDRLFAAGECARTGVHGANRLASTSLLEGLVWGRRAGETAAGFDPAPEAVDAPEPRDSDPAMPDNFARGKFRRLRRVMTETFGLERDRTSMRRAAAVLRRLKGEVDAYTRTRTSRGLYELRNAAVTALLIARDAVDAPSAGTHYVVDEESADDPESAGDSESEGAQKTSPDSGVGGS
- the nadC gene encoding carboxylating nicotinate-nucleotide diphosphorylase — encoded protein: MITDADVERWLREDVGHHDVTNHVPGETTGRLVAKESGVVAGLDAAVAVFDYLGVDAVAETAADGPVGAGDAVAAGGTAEPGDTVLRVAGPAREVLRGERVAVNLVAHASGVATETRRAVDAAREVADDVEIAATRKTTPGLRGVEKRAVVAGGGDTHRLDLSHMVMVKDNHVAELGLETAVERFCERTSFATKVEAEVETAADGRRAAEAGADVVLFDNLSPAALREGVERLPEDTLAEASGGIGVADVSAYAETGVDVISMGSLTHSAPAVDFSFRTG
- a CDS encoding universal stress protein — its product is MTDTILVPTDGSDPAAAAARHARLLATGLGADVRVLSVVPEGGSGGQENPRTAAESAAADAAALVGGSDADAGETTVEATTVVRQGDPAETILEYADAAHADLIVMGTHGRTGVDRVVSGSVTEHVTRLSEVPVFTARGSETPAPTTYDRLLLPTDGSDCAEVAVAAAIDLARALDASVDVVSVVDVNTVAAQSELTNARLVVDELEHQAQAGVERVADRLAQAGVGGETAVVQGTPATGIADYADDSGADLIVMGTHGRSGLGRFLLGSTTERLIRHAPVPVLSVRAGDANGEASDANGETSDANGEASDD
- a CDS encoding translation initiation factor IF-2 subunit beta gives rise to the protein MDYEDMLDRAVEETPEIEEGESRFEVPDANVRQEGNTTVVENYQDIVDRLDRDEEAVLKFLQDELGTAAHIDESGRARLTGGFKQRRVGNALDAYTEGFVICPECGLPDTNLVTQRGAEMLRCDACGALSPTES
- a CDS encoding UPF0058 family protein, with the protein product MKKQELIHLHGLLSEVQTQYEHWNEDVDLESYDELGVKPTSIHKSKTDHKAAVFELAEGITGASPEKNTESEPVAPKAD